One genomic region from Xyrauchen texanus isolate HMW12.3.18 chromosome 4, RBS_HiC_50CHRs, whole genome shotgun sequence encodes:
- the LOC127640964 gene encoding sorting nexin-18-like — MAMRGRALYDFNSENPGEITVKENEIVTLYSEQDIEGWLEGTNSGGQRGLLPASYVEVLRNDCVSSINNNISRCASIPTGGFDSSCKVQSQEPYNNAPASSFTDYSGLPQQHPVTPGSDDDWDDEWDDNSSVADEPSVVGGGYRNYDGTGPSTYNVSTSSMPRGAQQAKSSATVSRNLNRFSTFVKSGGEAFVLGKASGFVKDGDKICVVMGQYGPEWQENPYPFNCTIDDPTKQTKFKGMKSYISYKLTPTHMQSQVNRRYKHFDWLYDRLVEKFPVISVPHIPEKQATGRFEEDFILKRKRGLIWWMNHMTSHPVLAKCDVFQHFLTCPSTDEKIWKQGKRKAEKDELVGAHFFLTISTPAAPLDLQDVESRIDGFKAFTKKMDDSVIQVNATLGEFARKQIAGFKKEYQRVGQSFKYLSQAFELDQQPYSVGLNQAIAYTGVAFEDIGDYFVEQPKQDLDPVMDLLALYQGHLTNYPDIIHVQKGALTKVKESRKHVEEGKMESQQADGIKERCNIISFATLAEIQHFHQIRVRDFKAQMQHCLQQQISFFQKITGKLEEALQKYDNA, encoded by the exons ATGGCTATGCGCGGGAGAGCTCTGTATGACTTTAATTCGGAAAACCCGGGGGAGATAACGGTGAAGGAAAATGAGATAGTTACTCTGTACAGCGAGCAGGACATTGAGGGTTGGTTGGAGGGAACGAACAGCGGAGGACAGAGGGGGCTTTTACCTGCGTCCTACGTTGAGGTCTTGAGGAATGACTGCGTCTCCTCTATTAACAACAACATTTCTCGATGTGCCAGTATTCCCACTGGTGGCTTTGACTCCTCCTGCAAAGTTCAGAGTCAAGAGCCCTACAACAACGCGCCAGCATCCAGCTTCACAGACTACTCTGGTCTACCTCAACAACATCCTGTTACCCCAGGCAGTGATGATGATTGGGATGATGAATGGGATGATAATTCATCTGTAGCAGACGAGCCAAGTGTTGTTGGTGGAGGTTACAGGAATTATGATGGAACTGGCCCCTCTACCTACAATGTCTCCACATCCTCTATGCCTAGAGGTGCACAGCAAGCCAAGAGCTCAGCTACAGTCAGCAGAAATCTGAACAGGTTCTCAACTTTTGTAAAGTCAGGAGGGGAGGCTTTCGTGCTGGGCAAAGCATCTGGCTTTGTGAAGGATGGGGATAAAATCTGTGTTGTGATGGGTCAGTATGGCCCAGAATGGCAGGAAAACCCATACCCATTCAATTGCACTATTGATGATCCAACTAAGCAGACTAAATTCAAAGGCATGAAAAGTTACATTTCCTACAAACTGACTCCTACCCACATGCAGAGTCAAGTCAACAGAAGATATAAGCATTTCGATTGGCTCTATGATCGATTAGTGGAGAAATTTCCTGTCATCTCAGTGCCACACATCCCAGAAAAACAAGCCACTGGGCGTTTCGAAGaagattttattttgaagaggAAAAGAGGGCTGATATGGTGGATGAACCATATGACCAGCCACCCTGTGCTTGCCAAGTGTGATGTCTTCCAGCACTTCCTCACCTGCCCCAGCACGGATGAAAAGATTTGGAAGCAAGGGAAGAGGAAAGCCGAGAAAGATGAGCTGGTCGGTGCCCATTTTTTCCTCACCATCAGCACTCCTGCAGCCCCTCTTGACCTACAAGATGTTGAAAGCAGAATTGATGGATTCAAGGCCTTCACCAAGAAAATGGATGACAGTGTGATCCAAGTGAATGCCACGCTCGGTGAGTTTGCAAGGAAACAGATAGCTGGGTTCAAGAAAGAATATCAGAGAGTGGGACAGTCTTTTAAGTATCTAAGTCAAGCATTTGAGCTGGACCAGCAACCATACTCAGTTGGTTTGAACCAAGCAATTGCATACACAGGGGTAGCCTTTGAAGATATTGGTGACTACTTTGTGGAGCAACCTAAACAAGACCTGGATCCAGTGATGGACCTGCTAGCTCTGTACCAAGGACACCTTACTAACTACCCGGATATCATCCATGTACAGAAAG GTGCTCTAACAAAGGTAAAGGAGAGTCGAAAGCATGTAGAGGAAGGGAAGATGGAGAGCCAGCAAGCAGACGGGATCAAGGAACGCTGCAACATCATCTCCTTCGCTACACTGGCCGAGATCCAGCACTTCCATCAGATTCGAGTGCGGGACTTTAAAGCTCAGATGCAGCATTGCCTACAACAGCAGATCAGCTTCTTCCAGAAGATCACTGGCAAGCTTGAGGAGGCATTGCAGAAGTATGACAATGCCTAA
- the hspb3 gene encoding heat shock protein beta-3, whose product MAGEGITTSHWVSCPVRHQEHFITRKLAECTEDHRLFALPGPECLPVKVDTEVGQSDSEDEDSGEPLFRVLLDVTQFKPEDILIQVFEGWLLIRGQHGVRMDEHGFVSRSFTRQYELPDRHLKAGDLNAMLCHDGILVVETKDRWWPACDL is encoded by the coding sequence ATGGCAGGAGAGGGAATAACAACTTCCCACTGGGTATCATGCCCCGTGCGCCACCAGGAGCACTTCATAACCAGGAAGCTTGCTGAATGCACTGAAGACCATCGACTCTTTGCCCTACCGGGACCTGAATGCTTGCCAGTTAAAGTGGACACTGAAGTGGGGCAATCAGACAGTGAGGACGAGGACTCAGGAGAGCCACTGTTTCGGGTCTTGCTGGACGTGACTCAGTTTAAACCAGAGGACATACTCATCCAGGTCTTTGAGGGGTGGCTGCTGATCAGAGGTCAGCATGGAGTGAGGATGGATGAGCATGGATTTGTGTCACGGAGTTTCACTAGACAGTATGAGCTGCCTGACCGTCATCTCAAGGCAGGGGACCTCAATGCCATGCTGTGTCATGATGGGATACTTGTGGTGGAGACTAAGGATCGATGGTGGCCAGCGTGTGATTTGTAA